The following coding sequences lie in one Halomonas sp. 'Soap Lake #6' genomic window:
- a CDS encoding GmrSD restriction endonuclease domain-containing protein — MQNNLNIRGEPIQSIYSEYKQGKYIVNRRYQRKLVWTLAEKQKFIDSLLKQYPVPLFLGVIFDHTSKGRCFEILDGMQRLEAITSFIDGEFHVDGKYFDLSIVAETNRLLEAGKLIQNQPKLEFEACKALLNYPLPISTSNYKSNDSVDETFRRINTGGVRLSRQEVRQAGVVSDFSQLVRKCAVYIRGDVSHTDIVELDKMKAISLTKDDQIHGIKIKDTFWNRNHILTIDNIVASRDEELVAHVLLHTLLGTESQTSSTFLDQVYQENTQASNKASDAVLKFGVESLYKHFCFVYDELTKVINEFPRPYHEHLYKGKPSKVQGSYQVLLIAFHELLLKRNKKIQNYRELASLLRGIASDCMGALKSDYKWLARDRAQMVKAVCGVIDSKFVAREGLDPTSQSWVENLENILNQSKTENVCYDFKIGFFPLHGDNSYNTKLVSKVIKTLTAMANSHAGENYVIVGVADCKGDAVKHENKYGSQPRIYGDFFVTGIGDEACANHDDIDSYQQKLQQTIEKEPVDDKIKRLIQRNVVFFKYYNKDVVMLKIIRGESPIKYDGKIYVRKLANTDPEPIADDKEFEFFKEFIEQSSRYPYN; from the coding sequence GTGCAAAACAATTTAAATATACGCGGCGAGCCAATTCAAAGTATTTATAGTGAATATAAACAAGGCAAATACATTGTCAATCGCCGCTATCAAAGAAAGCTCGTATGGACGTTGGCAGAGAAGCAGAAATTTATTGACTCATTGCTTAAGCAATATCCGGTGCCGTTGTTCCTTGGTGTCATTTTTGATCATACATCAAAAGGAAGGTGTTTTGAAATATTGGATGGAATGCAAAGGCTAGAAGCAATAACATCTTTTATTGACGGGGAATTCCATGTCGATGGTAAATATTTCGACCTATCAATAGTTGCTGAAACAAATAGGCTTCTCGAAGCGGGTAAGTTAATTCAAAATCAGCCTAAACTTGAATTTGAGGCATGCAAAGCCCTTTTAAATTATCCTCTCCCCATATCTACATCTAATTACAAATCTAACGATAGCGTCGATGAAACATTTCGTAGAATAAATACAGGTGGTGTTCGTCTGTCACGACAAGAAGTTAGACAGGCAGGTGTTGTATCGGACTTTTCACAGTTGGTTAGAAAATGCGCTGTTTATATTAGAGGTGATGTTTCCCATACTGATATTGTTGAACTGGATAAAATGAAGGCGATTAGCTTAACAAAAGATGATCAAATTCACGGAATAAAAATAAAAGATACTTTCTGGAATAGAAATCATATTCTTACAATAGACAATATTGTCGCATCAAGGGATGAAGAGCTTGTTGCTCATGTGCTTCTTCACACGTTGCTTGGAACAGAAAGTCAGACCTCATCTACATTTCTAGATCAGGTTTATCAGGAAAATACCCAAGCAAGCAATAAGGCAAGCGATGCAGTTCTTAAGTTCGGTGTTGAATCACTCTATAAGCACTTTTGTTTTGTTTACGATGAGCTCACTAAAGTAATCAATGAGTTTCCAAGGCCTTATCATGAGCATTTATATAAAGGAAAGCCATCTAAAGTACAGGGATCTTATCAAGTTCTATTAATTGCATTCCATGAACTCCTTCTTAAGAGAAATAAAAAGATACAAAATTATCGAGAGCTCGCCAGCTTATTAAGAGGTATTGCCTCAGATTGTATGGGAGCGCTTAAGAGTGATTATAAGTGGCTCGCAAGAGATCGTGCGCAAATGGTAAAGGCCGTATGCGGAGTTATCGATTCAAAATTTGTTGCACGAGAAGGGTTGGATCCCACATCGCAATCATGGGTTGAGAATCTAGAGAATATTCTGAATCAATCAAAAACGGAGAATGTGTGTTACGACTTCAAAATTGGTTTTTTCCCTCTTCATGGTGATAACAGCTACAACACAAAACTGGTATCGAAAGTCATAAAAACGTTAACTGCCATGGCAAACTCTCATGCAGGTGAAAATTACGTGATTGTTGGCGTAGCCGACTGTAAAGGTGATGCTGTCAAACATGAAAATAAATATGGTAGTCAACCAAGAATATATGGCGACTTCTTTGTGACGGGAATTGGGGATGAGGCATGTGCTAATCATGACGATATTGATTCCTATCAACAAAAACTGCAACAGACCATCGAAAAAGAACCTGTTGATGATAAAATAAAACGCTTGATACAGCGCAACGTTGTATTTTTCAAATACTATAATAAGGATGTTGTTATGTTAAAGATAATTCGGGGTGAGTCACCTATAAAGTATGACGGAAAGATATATGTAAGAAAGCTTGCTAATACTGATCCTGAGCCAATCGCTGACGACAAAGAGTTTGAATTCTTCAAGGAATTTATAGAGCAAAGTAGTCGTTATCCCTACAACTGA
- a CDS encoding TRAP transporter substrate-binding protein: MKTFARNTLALGISLALVSAANSADFADMDPVTLRLAHVVNEQDGFHIAAVKFQELVAERTEGAVSVDIYPNASLGDERTLLEGMQIGTVDMGVITNGPVANFVEEMAVFELPFLFPSPEAAYSVLDGPIGQELLDKLADVNLKGMAYAERGFRNLTNSERAVNTPEDLNGLRIRVMENPVYTDTFRELGANAIPMAWTEALTAMQQGTIDGQENPVNVIHSFKLDETQNYMTLSRHTYAPAIFVMGMPAWNQLPEHAQEVLLEAAQEAAEHERQVNAEMEAEQLAALREAGMEINETPDLEAFQAAVAPVYEKYGEQFGDYLTRIQEALE; this comes from the coding sequence ATGAAAACATTTGCACGAAACACGCTGGCACTGGGCATTTCACTGGCGCTGGTAAGCGCCGCGAACTCTGCTGATTTTGCTGATATGGACCCCGTAACCCTGCGTTTGGCCCATGTGGTTAATGAGCAAGACGGCTTTCATATTGCGGCAGTTAAATTTCAAGAACTGGTTGCCGAGCGGACTGAAGGCGCGGTATCCGTGGATATCTACCCCAATGCTTCCCTAGGCGACGAGCGTACGCTGCTGGAAGGTATGCAGATCGGCACGGTGGATATGGGGGTGATTACCAACGGGCCAGTGGCTAATTTTGTGGAAGAGATGGCGGTGTTTGAACTGCCGTTCTTATTCCCTTCGCCTGAAGCTGCTTACTCTGTGCTGGATGGCCCCATTGGCCAGGAGCTACTGGATAAGTTGGCGGATGTGAACCTGAAAGGCATGGCCTACGCCGAACGTGGTTTTCGTAACCTGACCAATAGTGAGCGGGCAGTAAATACGCCGGAAGACCTGAACGGCCTGCGCATCCGCGTTATGGAAAACCCTGTATATACAGATACCTTCCGTGAGCTGGGCGCTAATGCCATCCCCATGGCGTGGACAGAAGCCCTGACCGCCATGCAGCAGGGCACTATCGATGGCCAGGAAAACCCTGTAAACGTCATCCACTCGTTCAAGCTGGATGAAACCCAAAACTATATGACGCTGTCTCGCCACACCTATGCACCGGCAATTTTTGTGATGGGAATGCCCGCCTGGAACCAGCTACCGGAACACGCCCAAGAGGTACTGCTTGAGGCTGCCCAGGAAGCCGCTGAGCACGAACGCCAAGTGAATGCGGAAATGGAAGCCGAGCAGTTGGCCGCCCTACGCGAAGCCGGTATGGAAATTAACGAAACACCAGATTTGGAAGCCTTCCAAGCTGCAGTGGCGCCAGTGTATGAGAAGTATGGCGAGCAGTTTGGTGATTACCTGACGCGTATTCAGGAGGCGCTTGAGTAA
- a CDS encoding LysR family transcriptional regulator, producing the protein MTETTNIKLATRLHKINLNLLLVFHTLYWKRSLTLTAEALCLSQPAVSHSLKKLRLLMDDPLFIKTLDGMQPTPLARQMDAAVAKGLFYFDQAVYSSGEFSPATSKREFRVSLVDYVSQQLQPQLIQHCLTHAPDLCFNMLSTRIASAEDAQHAIQAHDIDLAMVQLESLPLTSYHEYLFDDVIGCVGDATLYGESNTITLEAFLNAPQIALSHREDSPLLINEKLRTLGLERKIVAKTPYITPLQEILVSTNLLCVVTESAAKVICRNNSLKFYALPLDVAPFKVCLCWDERKDHDSGIHWLRSLIRELITPAP; encoded by the coding sequence ATGACTGAAACAACCAATATAAAGTTGGCCACGAGACTACATAAGATAAATCTCAATTTATTATTGGTTTTTCATACGCTTTATTGGAAAAGGAGCTTAACCCTTACCGCAGAAGCACTCTGCCTTAGCCAGCCAGCAGTTAGCCATTCGCTAAAGAAGTTGCGCCTGTTGATGGACGACCCACTATTTATTAAAACGCTGGATGGTATGCAGCCAACCCCGCTTGCCCGGCAGATGGATGCCGCGGTGGCCAAAGGGTTGTTCTACTTCGATCAGGCGGTGTATAGCAGCGGCGAGTTCTCACCGGCCACATCGAAACGGGAGTTTCGTGTCAGCCTGGTGGACTATGTGAGCCAGCAGTTACAGCCTCAGCTCATTCAGCACTGTTTAACCCATGCGCCCGACTTATGTTTCAACATGCTGTCTACCCGCATAGCCAGCGCCGAAGATGCCCAGCACGCCATACAAGCCCACGATATCGACCTCGCCATGGTGCAGTTGGAAAGCTTGCCTCTCACCTCTTATCACGAATACCTGTTTGATGATGTGATTGGCTGTGTTGGTGATGCCACCCTGTACGGGGAGAGCAACACGATCACGCTTGAAGCTTTTTTAAACGCCCCGCAAATCGCACTATCTCATCGCGAAGATAGCCCACTGTTAATCAATGAGAAGTTGAGAACGCTGGGGTTAGAACGCAAAATCGTCGCCAAAACGCCCTATATCACTCCACTGCAAGAAATACTGGTCTCGACGAATTTACTCTGCGTGGTGACTGAGAGTGCCGCCAAGGTGATTTGTCGCAATAATAGCTTGAAGTTCTATGCCCTGCCCCTGGATGTAGCGCCTTTTAAAGTGTGCCTGTGCTGGGACGAAAGGAAGGATCACGACTCAGGTATACACTGGTTAAGATCGTTAATTAGGGAGCTGATAACACCCGCTCCCTAA
- a CDS encoding FAD-binding oxidoreductase, translated as MDKLLNDLLAIVGPSGVLLGDDVSQRSVDWFTGAPCRAKAIIRPRSTEQLSSVMAVCYQADQPVVTHGGMTGIVHGGVASPDEIVVSLELMNQIEEIDPVGSTIQVQAGVTLQRVQEAAQEIDMQFPLDLGARGSCTIGGNIATNAGGIRVIRYGMMRQQVLGLEAVLSDGTVVSSLNKMLKNNAGYDLKQLFIGSEGTLGIVTRAVLRLQPHMPSEQTALVAVPSFDALTQLLNLVSRELANSLSAFEALWNNHYKLMTTESGKHAPVLADDSPFYAIIETLGLDEAEDAEHFSQVLQKALEADLITDAVLASSQAQRQAIWAIREDIETLVNELKPMFSYDVSLPIPSMEAYVDILEENLNTQWPQAGKMVVFGHLGDGNLHIMITVRDDSPDSRRQVEQLVYSPLKAFGGSISAEHGIGLEKKDYLSVSRTSEEIALMKRLKIALDPKCLLNPGKVIALD; from the coding sequence ATGGATAAGTTGCTGAACGACCTTTTGGCAATCGTCGGCCCTTCGGGGGTACTGCTTGGTGACGATGTCTCGCAGCGCAGCGTAGATTGGTTTACGGGAGCGCCTTGTCGCGCTAAGGCGATTATCAGGCCTCGCAGCACAGAGCAACTGAGCAGCGTCATGGCTGTGTGCTATCAGGCCGACCAGCCCGTGGTGACACACGGCGGCATGACCGGCATTGTGCATGGTGGTGTGGCAAGCCCAGATGAAATCGTCGTTTCATTGGAGTTGATGAACCAAATAGAGGAGATCGACCCCGTTGGCTCCACTATTCAAGTTCAGGCCGGGGTGACCCTACAGCGCGTACAGGAAGCAGCACAAGAGATCGATATGCAGTTTCCCCTCGACCTGGGGGCAAGGGGTTCCTGCACCATTGGTGGCAACATCGCGACTAATGCTGGTGGCATACGGGTAATACGCTACGGGATGATGCGCCAGCAGGTACTGGGGTTAGAGGCTGTACTCAGTGATGGCACCGTGGTGAGTTCATTAAATAAAATGCTGAAAAACAATGCAGGTTACGACCTGAAGCAGCTGTTTATTGGCAGTGAAGGTACGCTGGGAATCGTGACTCGTGCGGTACTGCGGTTACAGCCGCATATGCCCAGCGAACAAACGGCATTAGTTGCGGTGCCCTCTTTCGATGCGCTGACTCAACTGCTGAATCTTGTCTCCCGTGAGCTAGCCAATAGCCTCAGCGCCTTTGAAGCGCTGTGGAACAATCACTATAAACTGATGACCACCGAGAGCGGTAAGCACGCGCCTGTGCTAGCGGATGACTCACCCTTCTACGCCATTATTGAAACACTGGGGTTGGATGAGGCTGAGGACGCCGAACACTTTTCCCAAGTGCTGCAAAAGGCGCTAGAGGCCGATTTGATCACCGATGCGGTCTTGGCTAGCTCGCAAGCTCAGCGTCAGGCTATCTGGGCAATAAGAGAAGATATCGAAACACTGGTGAACGAGCTGAAGCCGATGTTCTCCTACGATGTCAGCCTGCCGATTCCCAGTATGGAAGCGTATGTCGATATTTTAGAAGAGAACCTTAACACTCAGTGGCCCCAAGCAGGAAAAATGGTGGTATTTGGCCACCTCGGTGATGGCAACTTACACATTATGATCACGGTGCGCGACGATAGCCCCGACAGCCGACGCCAGGTTGAACAGCTTGTCTATTCGCCCCTAAAAGCGTTTGGCGGGTCTATTTCTGCAGAGCACGGCATTGGCCTTGAGAAAAAGGACTACCTGTCGGTTTCCCGTACCAGTGAGGAGATCGCCTTAATGAAACGCCTGAAAATCGCACTGGATCCCAAATGCCTATTGAACCCCGGCAAGGTGATAGCACTGGACTAG
- a CDS encoding TRAP transporter substrate-binding protein — protein sequence MNNLARFTLNAVTKSTRQLKQLTLPLIGAGLLSLPLAGHTNDIAPTTLRLAHVVNTEDTYHIAAERFQQLVSEHTDGAVTVEIYPNASLGDERTLLEGMQIGTVDMGVITNGPVANFVDEFSVFELPFLFPSSEAAYAVLDGEIGQEILGKLQDVNLKGLAYAERGFRNITNSRHVINVPEDLQGLRLRVIENEVYVDTFRGLGANAVPMAWTETLTALQQGTIDGQENPVNAIHAFNLAETQGHLTMTRHIYAPATFIMSLPTWNGLQAELQPIVLDAAKQASAYAREQNAIMEAEQLAELREAGMEVNETPDMEAFQTAVAPVYEKYGKQFGDYLPRIQEALNQ from the coding sequence GTGAATAACCTCGCCCGCTTTACGCTTAACGCTGTGACCAAATCGACACGCCAACTGAAACAGTTAACACTCCCCCTTATTGGTGCAGGCCTACTCAGTTTACCCCTCGCTGGACACACAAACGATATAGCCCCTACCACGCTGCGCCTGGCCCATGTTGTGAATACGGAAGATACTTACCATATTGCTGCCGAGCGCTTCCAACAGCTGGTTAGCGAACATACCGATGGCGCGGTTACCGTTGAAATTTACCCGAATGCCTCCCTGGGCGATGAGCGTACCCTGTTAGAAGGTATGCAGATCGGCACTGTGGATATGGGCGTTATCACCAACGGGCCGGTGGCTAACTTCGTCGATGAGTTCTCCGTTTTCGAGCTACCGTTTCTCTTTCCCAGCTCCGAAGCGGCCTATGCTGTGCTAGATGGTGAGATCGGCCAGGAAATCCTAGGCAAATTACAGGATGTGAACCTGAAGGGGCTGGCATACGCTGAACGTGGCTTTCGGAATATCACTAATAGCCGGCACGTAATTAATGTCCCTGAAGACCTCCAAGGCCTGAGGCTGCGGGTCATCGAAAACGAGGTTTATGTTGATACGTTCCGCGGGCTAGGTGCCAACGCTGTTCCCATGGCCTGGACAGAGACATTAACCGCCTTACAGCAAGGTACTATTGATGGCCAGGAGAACCCGGTTAATGCTATTCATGCCTTTAACCTTGCAGAAACCCAGGGTCACCTAACGATGACTCGGCATATTTATGCGCCAGCAACGTTTATTATGAGCTTACCCACCTGGAACGGTCTCCAGGCAGAGCTTCAGCCCATTGTGCTGGACGCCGCCAAGCAAGCATCTGCATACGCCAGGGAGCAGAATGCTATTATGGAAGCCGAGCAGCTGGCTGAACTTCGCGAGGCAGGCATGGAGGTCAACGAAACTCCGGATATGGAAGCCTTCCAAACCGCCGTGGCGCCAGTGTATGAGAAGTATGGCAAGCAGTTTGGTGATTACTTACCGCGCATTCAGGAGGCGCTAAATCAGTGA
- a CDS encoding TRAP transporter small permease — protein sequence MAFAQPLLTLLQRIERGLDAIIQPVVFAGMAALIGVITLQIVSRVFFSAVGWTEEVARFLLVWITFLASTLAFQRGRHIAVTFAVDALPLPLRKLARLAALAVMLAFMVMLIIIGYRYMQVQSFQKSASLRLSMTYVYAVIPLSSAIMAWYALVDMIEVLINGEPTAAAEEKPL from the coding sequence ATGGCGTTTGCACAGCCACTTTTAACACTGCTACAACGCATCGAACGCGGGCTGGATGCCATCATCCAGCCCGTGGTGTTTGCTGGTATGGCAGCTTTAATCGGTGTGATTACCCTGCAGATAGTCTCGCGCGTCTTTTTCAGCGCTGTTGGCTGGACAGAAGAGGTGGCACGCTTTCTGCTGGTATGGATTACATTTCTCGCTAGTACGCTGGCCTTTCAGCGAGGGCGGCATATCGCCGTTACCTTTGCGGTGGATGCCCTTCCCCTGCCGTTACGCAAACTGGCCCGTTTGGCTGCACTGGCGGTGATGCTGGCCTTTATGGTGATGCTGATCATCATCGGCTACCGCTATATGCAGGTGCAGAGTTTTCAGAAGTCTGCCTCACTACGGCTCTCCATGACCTATGTTTATGCGGTGATTCCGCTCTCTTCCGCCATTATGGCGTGGTACGCCTTGGTGGATATGATTGAAGTACTGATTAACGGTGAACCGACGGCCGCCGCCGAGGAGAAACCGCTATGA
- a CDS encoding TRAP transporter large permease, whose amino-acid sequence MTLVLFGLFFLFMLLGVPIAFAIGASALYALHQSGVPLMVVTQQMFQGINSFALVAIPMFILAGDLMAQGKVSERLVSFADSLVGFMRGGLSVVSVMAGMFFAAISGSGAATTAAVGSSLVPELKRKGYDPASAASLIAASGTIGVVIPPSVPMIIYAVIAQQSVSKLFLNGFLPGLAMGLGLMAIAITQAYRRQYPKGTPLSLATIWRTLKAASWGLMTPVIILGGIFSGIFTPSEAAVVAVNYALLVSLFVYRDLTLPQVYKLLIRSAMTTAVIMLVIAMSAVLSWTLSSWQVPGAIAQSVLSLSTNPYVIMLLVVAVILLTGVFIETASALIILTPVLLPLVLQLGIDPIHFGLIIVVGLSIGMITPPVAINLYVASSVTQLPLERITRAIIPYLLGLIGVLLLVVYVPILLGWSGR is encoded by the coding sequence ATGACGCTGGTACTGTTTGGGCTGTTTTTCCTATTCATGTTGTTGGGTGTCCCCATCGCCTTTGCCATTGGCGCCAGCGCTCTTTATGCCTTACACCAATCTGGTGTACCGCTAATGGTGGTCACCCAGCAGATGTTTCAGGGGATTAACTCTTTTGCCTTGGTCGCTATCCCGATGTTTATTCTGGCCGGGGATTTAATGGCCCAGGGCAAGGTGAGCGAGCGGCTGGTAAGCTTTGCCGACTCACTGGTGGGCTTTATGCGCGGTGGGCTTTCGGTGGTGTCGGTGATGGCGGGGATGTTCTTTGCAGCTATTTCCGGTTCCGGTGCCGCCACCACTGCCGCAGTGGGTTCAAGCCTAGTGCCGGAGCTTAAACGCAAGGGTTACGATCCCGCTTCAGCGGCAAGCCTCATCGCAGCCAGCGGCACTATTGGCGTGGTCATTCCCCCTTCGGTGCCAATGATTATCTACGCCGTTATTGCCCAACAGTCGGTTTCCAAGCTGTTTTTGAACGGCTTTTTACCTGGGTTGGCAATGGGGCTAGGTTTAATGGCCATCGCGATTACCCAGGCGTATAGGCGCCAATATCCCAAAGGTACGCCACTATCCCTGGCAACTATTTGGCGCACACTGAAGGCGGCCAGTTGGGGGCTGATGACCCCGGTTATCATTTTAGGCGGCATCTTCTCAGGCATTTTCACACCATCCGAAGCAGCGGTTGTAGCGGTTAACTATGCGCTACTGGTCTCGCTGTTTGTATACCGTGATTTGACGCTGCCCCAGGTGTATAAGCTACTCATTCGTTCGGCGATGACCACAGCAGTGATTATGCTGGTAATTGCCATGTCGGCGGTGCTGAGCTGGACGCTCTCTAGCTGGCAGGTTCCCGGCGCCATCGCCCAGTCGGTGCTGTCACTCTCCACCAACCCTTACGTGATTATGCTGCTGGTGGTGGCAGTGATTCTGCTAACCGGGGTGTTTATCGAAACCGCGAGTGCGCTGATCATTCTCACCCCTGTGCTGTTGCCGCTGGTGCTCCAGCTGGGGATCGATCCGATCCACTTCGGCTTGATTATTGTCGTGGGGCTTTCCATTGGCATGATTACCCCACCGGTGGCGATCAACCTCTACGTGGCCTCATCGGTAACCCAACTGCCGCTGGAACGCATCACCCGGGCAATTATCCCCTACTTGCTGGGGCTGATAGGGGTACTGCTCTTAGTGGTTTATGTGCCTATTTTATTGGGCTGGTCGGGCCGATAA
- a CDS encoding GlxA family transcriptional regulator — MKDKFSSVLKNKNMPYVYSAGTSVTTKKSKKIAFILLENFSMMAFTGAVDALVTTNLMKSATLYEVLVVGNEGGATISDLGIEVATDVSLKMFDIASLQVDVIIVCGGLRVPPKTTNLLRSKLRSADSKGVVLGGLWNGAYFLAEAGLLSGYQCAYHPDGRAMMAEQFWDVSISSRSFIVDRNRLSCAGASSSLSMMLEMVRSDCGNEVVSAVEEMLSCDKGLDSPDISTLRVDQNFTLPEKLKISLQLMKNNIEEPLSISEIANWVNISRRQLERLFCNYVNASPSRYYMELRLTRARQLLQQTNKPVAEVAVATGFVSISHFRNCFFQLFEVTPGQFRKSCQTGEYSA; from the coding sequence ATGAAAGATAAATTTTCAAGTGTATTGAAAAATAAAAACATGCCCTATGTTTATAGTGCTGGCACTTCAGTAACAACTAAAAAAAGTAAAAAAATTGCATTTATACTACTGGAGAACTTTTCAATGATGGCTTTTACTGGCGCTGTGGATGCGCTGGTTACGACGAATTTAATGAAGTCGGCCACACTATATGAAGTATTGGTGGTAGGTAATGAGGGAGGCGCAACAATTTCTGACTTGGGTATTGAGGTGGCAACAGATGTGTCTTTGAAAATGTTCGATATTGCCAGCCTTCAAGTCGATGTAATTATTGTATGTGGCGGCTTACGTGTACCACCTAAAACAACTAATCTTCTCCGCAGCAAGCTGAGAAGCGCTGACAGTAAAGGTGTGGTGCTAGGAGGGTTATGGAACGGTGCCTACTTTCTAGCAGAAGCGGGGCTATTGAGCGGTTACCAGTGTGCTTATCATCCTGACGGACGTGCGATGATGGCAGAGCAGTTCTGGGATGTATCGATATCGAGCCGGAGCTTTATTGTAGATCGTAATCGACTCAGTTGCGCAGGGGCGAGTAGTTCTCTGAGTATGATGCTTGAAATGGTAAGGTCGGACTGTGGTAATGAAGTGGTCAGTGCGGTCGAGGAGATGCTTAGCTGTGACAAAGGCCTGGATTCTCCTGATATTTCAACGTTACGAGTTGACCAAAATTTCACTTTGCCAGAAAAGCTTAAAATATCGCTACAGTTAATGAAAAATAATATTGAGGAACCTCTCTCCATCTCTGAGATAGCCAACTGGGTCAATATTTCCAGACGCCAACTAGAGCGCTTGTTTTGTAACTACGTTAACGCTAGCCCGTCGCGATACTATATGGAGCTTCGCCTAACGCGTGCGCGCCAGCTTCTCCAACAAACTAATAAGCCCGTTGCCGAGGTGGCGGTTGCTACCGGCTTTGTTAGTATCTCCCATTTTCGTAACTGCTTTTTCCAGCTTTTTGAAGTAACACCAGGGCAGTTTCGAAAGTCGTGCCAGACCGGTGAGTATTCAGCGTAA
- the dctP gene encoding TRAP transporter substrate-binding protein DctP — protein sequence MNNSKRKKFTLSISTLLSLAFIGGAQADNISLKFHSGLSQSRPEAEQIDKFASLVSEKSGGELEIEVYHAGALGLKEADMLRILQQGMVDMALLYGEYYTRDAPSLASVYAQGAITESSQHDEILDVIRELYEDGFANWNIQIVGGVVAPIFDVGLHCKEPVHSLADLQGKKVRVWSRHLVDTFELLGISAQVIPQNDMYMALQTGVVDCAYYLSTVAPTVSLQEVTKHESYLHPWAASPWLFGISERALSRLNDNQRQALEEAGEEIWNETRATAVDPEREAQARQEREELGIVMLPDFSDDDVETFVGAAWQAWKTMAENAGEDGTRYYNTVTQAISEE from the coding sequence ATGAACAATTCAAAAAGAAAAAAGTTCACTCTCTCTATATCTACTTTATTATCATTAGCTTTTATTGGAGGTGCACAAGCAGATAATATCTCTCTAAAGTTTCATAGTGGACTTTCTCAATCCCGACCCGAAGCAGAGCAGATTGATAAATTCGCTAGCCTAGTGAGCGAAAAATCAGGCGGTGAGCTTGAAATTGAAGTCTATCATGCGGGCGCTTTAGGCCTAAAAGAAGCCGACATGCTTAGGATATTACAGCAAGGCATGGTCGATATGGCGCTACTGTATGGTGAATATTACACCCGTGATGCGCCTTCCTTGGCCTCTGTATACGCTCAGGGCGCTATTACGGAATCTTCGCAACATGATGAAATTCTTGATGTGATAAGAGAGCTCTATGAGGACGGCTTCGCAAACTGGAACATTCAAATCGTTGGTGGCGTTGTTGCTCCTATTTTCGATGTAGGTTTGCACTGCAAAGAGCCGGTTCACTCCCTGGCAGACCTACAGGGTAAGAAAGTCCGCGTCTGGTCCAGGCACCTTGTGGATACCTTTGAATTGCTGGGCATTTCAGCTCAAGTCATTCCACAAAATGATATGTACATGGCGCTTCAAACAGGTGTTGTAGATTGTGCCTACTACTTATCTACCGTGGCTCCTACCGTTTCGCTTCAAGAAGTCACCAAGCACGAATCTTACTTACATCCTTGGGCAGCCTCGCCTTGGCTTTTTGGTATCAGTGAAAGAGCGCTATCCCGCCTTAACGATAATCAGCGCCAAGCTCTGGAAGAAGCCGGTGAAGAGATTTGGAACGAGACCCGTGCCACTGCAGTAGATCCAGAGCGTGAGGCGCAGGCACGCCAAGAGCGAGAAGAACTGGGAATCGTCATGCTTCCCGATTTCTCGGACGATGACGTCGAAACATTCGTAGGAGCTGCCTGGCAGGCGTGGAAAACCATGGCAGAGAATGCCGGAGAGGATGGTACACGCTACTACAACACGGTGACCCAAGCGATTTCCGAAGAGTAA
- a CDS encoding TRAP transporter small permease, which translates to MIKRVNNTLKNIAYLSFLLGVASGIAMTALIFVSTLMRYLGGRPLRFSDELAGLLFLTLTFLCLPYVLNKGRHIRIEILVTLMPKSIVKIMDFIAVIVLLTFCSIFAYESWHFMHFSFSLNSRTDISGILLWPWMSIMTFSMVLCILIQLSHGFTQPTANVTSTEDVI; encoded by the coding sequence ATGATTAAAAGAGTTAACAATACCCTTAAGAATATCGCTTACCTCTCGTTTTTACTTGGCGTAGCCAGTGGCATTGCGATGACGGCACTTATATTTGTCAGCACATTAATGCGCTATTTAGGTGGTCGTCCTTTACGCTTTTCTGATGAGCTAGCAGGTTTACTATTCTTAACTCTAACCTTTCTCTGCCTACCTTACGTGCTTAATAAAGGTCGCCACATACGTATAGAGATACTCGTGACTCTGATGCCTAAGAGTATCGTCAAAATAATGGATTTTATCGCCGTTATCGTGCTGCTTACGTTCTGCTCTATATTCGCCTACGAGTCCTGGCACTTCATGCACTTCTCATTCTCGCTCAACTCGCGTACCGATATAAGCGGCATACTTCTATGGCCTTGGATGAGCATTATGACGTTTTCAATGGTGCTCTGCATTTTGATTCAGCTAAGCCATGGTTTTACACAGCCCACCGCCAATGTGACTTCAACTGAGGATGTAATCTAA